Sequence from the Phragmites australis chromosome 11, lpPhrAust1.1, whole genome shotgun sequence genome:
ACACCTTGATTAGTGAGGTCAAGAATAGGAGAACCACATGATCATACGCAACAGTAATTAGTAAATCACACTTTTGCAAGCACTTAGAAACAAGAGATTGCTTATGCGCCTTGATTATATCGAAGAAGAGCATCCCCAAGCAAGGAGCCAAGGACCAAAAAGAAGAATTATGAGCATCACCAACCATGCAATTTCCTCTTTACAAATCCACAATCTGGCAGGGTAACCAAGATTAGCCTGCCAAAGCATTCCTGAATTCCTAAACCCTAAGATTGACCAAGGAGGCAAGTTAAATGAAACGGGACACATCATGCATAGATTAAAAGAAACAGAGAGGCAGCTGCATCAGAGCCATCTGCACCTGAATCCCAATTGATCCTCCTGTCCTCTACTCCCTTTACAATAAGGTAAAACTGGGTACTGTACCAATTGAATTGAATCGAATCTTTACAGCACATACATCAGTGAGTGCAAACAGCCACGCCTAACCCACTCTTTCCTTCTACATACAAGAACCACAAAAAAACACAATTAAATACAAACACACATCCTCCCACTATGTAATATTACTACATCTGATCTACTTGAAGAAGAtgccctttcttcttcctttgctCTTCTCAACAGCCTGCAATCACACGCATTCACACTTCACGATCCATGCACCACAAGTGAAGTGTGTAAACTTAGTAATCACAAACTGCCAAGGTTCCTCTTTCCTAAAAGCAGGTTAACAACCTAGCTCAGCTGGTTCTAGAGAAAACCTTGCGACACCATGCAACTGATTATTTAGAAACATCTAGGCGCAAGAATGGCAGCGCATCTTCTCTAGAGTCAACATGTTGTAACACACATTGCTTGGACCATAGCACAATGGCTTTCCTGACCACAAAACCAAAACTGTAAAGAAACCCAGCGAATAACAGCCATTGCCTGATTAGTTTACTGGAACTTGTCCTGTATTAGTTGTCGACCATCTGGTATGCCAAAACAAAACTACAGTGCTTTTTGACAAAATCAGTTATGCAACAAAGTGGCAAACATTCCAGGCACATATATCATCTCACGGGACAATGTGGGCTACTGCAGTGCGGGGTCAAATGATACTGTTGACTATGCAGAACAGGTGACTGCACTACATGTCTACAAGTGCCTGAACTTCAGCGCAGCAGACAAATAAAAAACTAGATGAAGATATCATTAGAAAGAATATTGTAAATTGACATTACAAATAAACAAGTGAACATTTTAAGCCTAAAACATTTTAAACATTTTAATCCTGAAATTTCAGTGAGATAGTGAGCCTGTACCTTCATTCTGAACAGCCTTAGTATTAGAACAATGGTATCTCGTGatctgaaaaaaatatagaaatagtTAGCAACTGTGCggtatatgatttttatgacCCAGACCATCACTCTAAAAGAACTACCACAAAGGCACAAAAAACAATGGTGTCGGATTCAGTCATCCAAACAAAGAAGCAAATGACTGCCAGTGCCAGAGAGTTAAATTAAACGTTGGATTAAAGTTATGGAGACTGCTAATCAATCAGGGTAAGTGGAATAAGCAGATTGTGACATGCTTTGATGATCAGATGTAGCAACCGCTAAAATGTAACTTGATGTACCATAAAACATATACTGCAATAGCAACAGACACTCAGACAGTGACTTAGTATGAAACTCACGGGGCATTTTCTGCAGGCTTTAGATTGTACTCAGCTCCATCAGTAGACAGAATAGAAAATTCAGTAGGACGTCCATATGGGATATTGATCTGGAAAAAGTTGCGCAAGATTAGTTGTAAATTACTGTACATATTTAAAAAGCAATGGAGCACAAAAGATCAGTTCAACTCTAGAGAACCCCCGAACCTGAATTAGTAAACTTATTAAGAGAAACTAACAAATACCACTTCCGgttacaaaagaaaagaagtaaTTTATACTGTTAGTGGTCTTCGAGATGTACCTTAGACCACCTTTTCATTTCAATATATTTGGTAGACCTGCTAAATTTACCATGATGAAAGCAATTGGCGTGGATCTATTATACAAAGTCATGCACCTTAGACCACCATTTCATTTTAATATATTTGGCAAACCTACTAAATTTACCATGATGAAAGCAATTGGCATGGATCTACTATATAAATTCATGCAGCTAATCTAAACATTGAAACGATATTGCTGGTCAAAATTTAAAGATTTGATCACCCAAATCCAAAGAcgactttttttttacttgagtATAACTAGAACAGAGTTATTTTAAGGGCAATGATATTTTGGGAACCATACAGTCATGGCTTGCTGGAATTTCTCTGTAATGACGACACCGCGCTGTCCATTACACTTAATGCTGTAACCTTCCCTCTTTATTGCCAAAACAGCTGGTTCCCACATATCTAAAAATCTAACCTGCAGAATTGTTTGGTGTTCCAATGGTTAATATGACACTGAAAAAGTGTAGCACGAGTGCTTTTGGCAGACCATTAGAGAAGAGTAGAGGACATACAGGTAACAGAACTTCATAAGAAACATGCCCAATTGAAAGAATTTTCTTAATGATCTCCTTGGTTTCAGGATCTGCAGAAATAAGGATTATGCAAATACTGTATGTAGTAAACATACCAAAAGTAAAAACAACCATCCCAGAGctgatgttattctgggaattCTCTCAAGAAGAAATGGAGCTCAGTACTTGATCATTCTTTAAATATATGTGTGGATGAAACAAGAAAGTTTGTGCCCCCAACTTGAAGAACAAAGCCTCTCAGAAAACTCACCACATGTAATTTTTCTTTGATCATTAGCATAAACCTTCACAATCTCCCCCTACAACAAGAAAGGTAAAAGGATTCAGATAAAATCATAAACCTTCACAATCTCCCCCTACAACAAGAAAAGGTAAAGGATTCAGATAAAATCAAATGTTTTCCGCATCCAACTGGAAGTAATAATGCTCCACCATGCTACAGTCTCAAAACCAACAACTGTAACTGAGCACCCTCCTAGTTGATTACTATTAAGCAGCATTATGAATCCTAACCAGCACATCCGTACATATTTCCCAACCAATACAGTCAGCTCACCTtaagcttcttcttttttctaacCAATAAGGAAAACATACCACGTAAAGTCACAGACCTTGCCATTTTCTTGTTATTGCAAATTCCAAATAGAAAAACTGCCTCCCAGGTTTTCATCAAGTGGACAAAGAATTTTCAGAAATTTGCTTCTCAAAGTACGCTATAGAATAGTAGAAGTCACTAGTGTGCAGCTAAAATCACTGCAGGCAGGTCCCCATCGTCTAATATCCAAGAAGTAAACAACAGCTGACCAAGCTATTGATTCCAAAAATGCAAGAAAGCAACAATGACATATAAGAATGACCAGCACATGATGCGAAGATATACCTTTCTTTGTCTGTCATCCAGAGGCTGGACTTCAATAGCTAGTAAAGAGTCCACGTCATCAGCAGTTACCAAATATGTGGGCTGCCTTGCACCTACAACAGCCAGGAAAAATGCTAATTCCAATATTTTAACAGTATATCCAAAACGAAACAAAATTCCCTCACGCATCTAACTTCTTTCTTGCATCTCAAGTAAAAGAAAGTACCTTCTATGAAATTTACTGATCCATCGTCCAAATGGCGTACCCACTGTcggcacaaaaaaaaattgcaaaattggatattgtaatgaaaATATGAAACCGAGAAGGGGTTCGTGAATACAAAAGAATTTGATGAAACATTCAGACTCTGGATAATGATGGCAAATAGAATACACCTCAAAATTACAACTTGTGGTCCCATTGATGGAGTACCCACTTGCTTGAAGTTCTCTTCCAGGAAAAGCTTCGCCTGTGATTCGCAGCCCTTCAATGGCTGGCAGCGGATCATCCTCTGCAGCTGCCCGTTCATGAAAAATAATGTTTAACATAAGAACGGATGTAACATGGAAGGAGGTTGCACAAATATAAAGATGCAACACCTTCAGAAAAAGAAGAACTAGGCTCCTCAAGGACGGTCGGAAGATAAGGGTATGGTGGATTTGCATCATCAAGGCCAGACGCCAAATTAGGTGAGCCTCCAGAACCCCATTGTGTAGAAGGTTCTTGTGGAATTTGGGCTTCGGTTCCCTCAAGATTTTCTGAGGCATCACTCGTAACGAGGTCTTTGAATGAGGGGTTTTGATCCTTGGATTCGAACTTAAATCGGACAACACGAGAACCATGTTCAGATCCTTGAGGGACAACATCCTTCGTATTTTGGTTACTGCAGAGCATTCGAATCAAGTAAGAAACATCCAAATTTGCATAACTGCTCgaagtttctttttttattaataaaaaaactttCCTAATGTTCCAAGCCGTAGTAGTGTTCCAAGGACAAGAACTTTTCATTACTTGCAAATAATGGGGCCTAAGCAAGCTCCAAGGCCAccattttttacttttttgcaaTAAATGGGGGAGTACTACACTATAAATATCGATGTTTTCATCATGCGGCAAAAAAGGGAAGTCGATAGTGAACTATTGTAACGTGGAAGGGCTGAAAATAACTAAGAAGTCGTcctattgaatttttttaagtaacCAATGGCAACCTTGTTGAAGGCGAGGTCCTTCCAAAGCTATCATGCTCTGCACTTGCTGCAGCAACCTCACTTGGGATGACCTGACGGTTTTCATTCCCTAACAAATCCCAATCACGTCTACCTTGAGCAGGAGAAGAAACTGGAGATTGTACGTGAGAATATGCTTGCTGGGGCACAATGTCAAGGTTGGCTTTGATCTGGGAAATGTGATAAAGTTTGAATATGCAGTCATGCATCCATTGAAGAGTAAATGACGAGAAGTTAGAGCCATACAGGAGGATGAGAAGGCGGCTGTGCAGCAGCACTTGTATTGTTTGAAGATTCAGCGCGCCATGGAGTAATCTGGTACTGTGATTCCTTCAGTTTTTCCTGCAACATCCAAGCTTCTCAGTGATACGCTTGGCAAGCATAACAAGCTCACTACTGGCCAGGCTGCAGGTTTGTACTAGCTCTTCTTTCACAAAGCAAATACATAGCAACAAGGGCCAATGTGACTCACCTCAGTAATTATAAGTTTCTCTTGCAAATGCTTAAACAAAACCTACAAGAACGAAATGAATGGTTAACTAATATGTTAATATGGCCTGTTTCAACCAAACAAGGAATGAAAAGAATCACAGAACTTATTTACTTCTGTTACTTGATTGTTTCCagagaggaaaaaaatagcTATTGTGTTAATCATTTCTCTCTATATACAATACATCAGAACATAACTTAGAAGGTAGTTTAGCTCCCTCTTGGTATGTATGACATATTCCAATAAGCCAAGTAAAATTTCCTGTTTAAACTATGCAATATCCTCCCCAGTTTACCCTGAGCAAGCTTGCTTAGTGGAAAAAAGGAATTTAATCACAAGGAAATAATTTATAATGACAGAGGCACATACCTTCAGATTGCTGACAATAGATTGAGCATCAAGAACAGAAGGCTGCAGGTTATATTTTGATAGAAGAGGCAATAAAGACGATACAAATGTTGATCTCTCTTGATGCGCTGCCTGTGGAGTAAAGAATAATTCagcattcttttttttatttgactaaATCTAGACAATGAAAGATTGAAGAAGATAAAGAGGACTAGGTGCATCGTACACAATTAGCTTATCTAAACCAAACGAGTAAGAGCCTAAAAATATGAAATGACTAAGGTCCGTTATATAAATCGAATGACTGCCAGAAATCATTTAATGCTGTAAAAGAATTCTTCACAGATTTTGGATGCTTTGTAAATCAGAAAGGCTGTTCATTCAGTATTGTAAATGCTGCAGTTTACTGTGGAAAGTACAGATATATGGAAAGCAAAAACAATGAACAATGAATTGATTGCAAATGTACCATGAGGCAAAAGCAAGCACATCAGGATAGAGTATGCAGTTGGTTCTCAGAACTTTAAGAGCTGGTACAATGGCAAGGGGGGAAATAGTTACCTGTAATGCATATGTCAGACGGATGTTTTCTTCAATAATATCTTGTCTGTAGGACAAAGCTTTTGATGCAGCATCAACCAAATCTTGTTGCTGCTGATCAAACGcctgacaaaaaaaaacataaattcaTGCACCCCAAGAGAGTAGTTAAGGCCTGATAAGATAAAATACTCACCATGCGCATATATGCTATGCGCTTTTCCAAGACATGTTTCTCGTTAAGTATTTGGGCTTCCTATCAAAAGAAATACGAGTCAAATATCAAAGACtcaagaagaaacaaaaaggaagaagattcttAGTGTGCATAGTCACCTTCACAGAATAATCAGCGAGATGCCTTCTTAATTGTGCAATCTCCTCCTCATGTTCTTTAACCTTAGCAAGAAGATCCTGTGGAAGGAAATAACTTCATCAAGAACAGCAAGTCACAAACATGCCAATGACAGACAAAGCAAATACTAGTATATACCTGCTTCCAGATGATGTTTGAGTTCAGCTCTGACACAGGCAACAAACCTTGTCCAGCTAGGTTGAACCTAGAATCATAGTCTCCTTCTTTGCGGTTTCTGCAAGGAAAGGCTTTCATTTACACCATGGTTTCTTCAAGGTAAAGATGCATCCAGGGAAAGAAACGATTAACTTATTCAGTGAGGTTGTATTTTGGATATACCTAGTTGGTGAAAGTGAACGAGATGTCGGAGTAGATAGCTGGGATTGGACACCACTGTCAGCAGCACTCTGGTCCCCTGAAAATTTCCTCGGTATTCCATTAGCCTGGCTGGCCTCGAGGTATTTGTGCTTCATGGCATCCTCCAACATGGGATCCCCAGCTCCATTCTGATGACCAGGAAGAGTGCTTTGTTGAATTGGCGGCGAAGAACTTGTAGTGAACCATTTTGAGGCCTCTGTCTTATTGCCAAGCGGAGCACTTGGGAAGGTGTTTATGTGAGTCTCGAGAGTGCGATCCTGATCAATCCCACGAAATGAAGTTTGGTTTGTCGCTTCTGACCTCTGGCAACACATAGAAATTGAAGATGGATCAAAGCTATGGCCCTATGGCACatagaaaaattgaaaaaagagTAGAATTTAATTGTAACTGATTCCTTTGTGGTTGTTATAGGAGAATCCTTTGTTGGTGTATTTGAGAAAGAAGATTCACTTAGCACCCTAGGCTATCGCAGTTATGATGCCAGGATTAACGGTCAGCTACATTTTTAGCAGGCGGTATTTGCTGATAGCGAAGCCAGGAATCCTTTTGTTATGAAAGTGTTGTGGCAGCCCAATTGAATGAGTGGGCAAGCGCGATCGAATCTGGAAAGGTCACGCACAGTCGAGTGGGAATGGGAGtgagagcagagcagagcagaagAAAGTGGGGGGTCGGGTAGGGAGCTGGGAGAGGGGGCAGAGCTGAGCGGGGGACTTACAATTCTGTGGAGCTCCTGCGTCTTGAGCATCAGCTCGTCCTTCAAGCGACTGTTCTCCTCCAGCTGAAGACAAGatgagagaagagaagaggcaTAAGAAAGAGGcattcatccatccatccagCACTCACTCAATCCATCACTCACTCAGccgagaggaaaggagaggaggagactCTAGAGAGGGGATCGGAATGGTAGCGTACCTGCTGCCGGATGGTAGCCTCGGCGTCCTCCACGGCGCGCATCACTTGGAAGaggttgttgctgctgctctcCAGGGCGGTGGGGGAGTCCGAGACGCCGACAGCATTAAGCCTCCGGCCGAGCTCGTCGGGATCGGCCATGGCGGATTCAGAGGGAGGAACGCGAAACCCTACCTACCCAAGGAGGAGCAGGGGATTCGACTCGACCGAACCGACTGCAATGGAAGGGAGGGCACACACCCTTTTCAGCTAGCAATTCAGGGGTGATTGGTTGGCCGGGATCCGGTTTAGtagataaatataattttagatAGAAATGTGTTTAGTTGTTTGTATATACTGTTTCTGTTTAATTTGGTGTATGTAAATGTATGTGCAAACGAATTTATTTGTAAGTGCCACAAAACCATTTTTATATAAGCAACCAATTAGAATCTCAGTTCTTGCATCCGCTCTTATGACCTTAGATTTAAttaaccaaatagaaactcagtTCAGCCTGTccaaacagatacaaccaatcaaacactCTTCTCTTCAACACTCTTGCACCTATTCAGTCTGCTTCCCCTCAGTCTGCGTATACGATCCAATCACACCCTCAGTGTTCGGTTGGTTGAATGAAACGATACATAAACGAGTTGGTGTGGGATTTGAGTATGTTTTGGTGTTTTGTTCGTTAAATCATATCATTATATTTAGGATGAGATAGTTCAGATTCTTAAAATATATCGAAAGATGTTGTACTGAGCTATACGGTAAAATCAGTCAAACGACTCCGTACAGGTTCTATCAACTCCACTAATCACTTGCGATTAGTGATGATTAGTGGCTATCCGTGATTATTAAGGATTTTAGTTAAACATTAGTTACAATTAAATATTATTGAtcataactaattattattataggTATTTAGTAATGATTATTGACAACTTATTGAaattagtaatgattagtactaattaagatagtttattgataataacagatataaaattattatttctataaaatagTTAATTTATGCATCAATATTCATATACTAAGCGTGGAAGAAATGGGGCACTCTCAGCGCGTCTGGTTCTGTGCTGCCATATTCATCCACTGCCAGGCGGGGCCCGAGGGCAGCGCAAGCGTGGAGAGCTGCTCAGATCGGCGCGTATCCAGAAATCTCAAGGAAGGCCACGAAGCAACGCGCGTGAGCGAAACGGGGAGCCAGCTCCACACGTTGTCAAGAGGGCCCCAGAGCCTGTGTTCTCCGCCAGCCAGAGCTCGGTCCGCCGAGTGTCCAGAAAGCTCGATGCATCCCGTCAACCCACGCCAGACACCAGTGGAAAAAACCGCACACTCGCAGCTTCTGTTCGCTCGCGCTTCTGTTCGGTCACTCCGCTCGCTCAGACCGCCCGGAAGCTCATCCTTCGCTGCTCGCCGCAGTTCCCCCGTGActccatccccccccccccaccgaaGCTCATCAATCGGATAGGCTCCGCGGCGAGGGCTCCTTCGCTGGTTGCTCCACGCGGTTCCCGCGGTTCCCAGCGAGTCCATTCCCCACCAGAGCTTGCTCAAGCCAGAAAGTCGTCGGCCGCGGAATCTTCGTCGATCCCAGCACCGAGCATCAGGAGCCCGACTCCATCCCCCCACCAAACTTATCAATCGGATAGGCCCGGGCACCAAGTATCAGGAGCCCCGGCGTCGACCTCCCGGCCACGGTGAGCTCCGACACGCCCCCATCGAAGTAGTATACCTCCAGTGCATTTGTCCGCAAACACTGAGGCGGTCTTTTCTCAAACGCTTGCTCCACGCAGTTTCCGCGGTTCCCAACGAGTCCATTCCCTACCAAAGCCTGCTCGAGGCCgataggcggcggcggcggattcTTCGTCGATCCCGGCACCAAGCATCAGGCGCCCCGGCGTCGACCTCCCGGCCACGGTGAGCTGTGTAATGGCCGAAGCACGTTCGAGATGTTTTTCTGAAACATGAAAGATGGATGAGCTGATTTGAAGtgtagaaaatgtgaaaatcaTGAAAATGCAAATGAGCAGGCATATAACTTAATAATAAAATACATTTGGAATGTATGTATCCTTTATTTCCTAGAGAAACACATGCATATATCATTTATCTccgactgaaaaaaaaaaggtgttaGGTCTTTAGATACTAAATATAGAGAATAATAACATATCATTATATCTTTGCAAAGCAAAGAACGAAAAAAAGAAGGTACAAAGTAGTAGCTATTTAACAAATTAATACAATTTCTGTAACTAATTAAT
This genomic interval carries:
- the LOC133884502 gene encoding uncharacterized protein LOC133884502 isoform X1; amino-acid sequence: MADPDELGRRLNAVGVSDSPTALESSSNNLFQVMRAVEDAEATIRQQLEENSRLKDELMLKTQELHRIRSEATNQTSFRGIDQDRTLETHINTFPSAPLGNKTEASKWFTTSSSPPIQQSTLPGHQNGAGDPMLEDAMKHKYLEASQANGIPRKFSGDQSAADSGVQSQLSTPTSRSLSPTRNRKEGDYDSRFNLAGQGLLPVSELNSNIIWKQDLLAKVKEHEEEIAQLRRHLADYSVKEAQILNEKHVLEKRIAYMRMAFDQQQQDLVDAASKALSYRQDIIEENIRLTYALQAAHQERSTFVSSLLPLLSKYNLQPSVLDAQSIVSNLKVLFKHLQEKLIITEEKLKESQYQITPWRAESSNNTSAAAQPPSHPPIKANLDIVPQQAYSHVQSPVSSPAQGRRDWDLLGNENRQVIPSEVAAASAEHDSFGRTSPSTSNQNTKDVVPQGSEHGSRVVRFKFESKDQNPSFKDLVTSDASENLEGTEAQIPQEPSTQWGSGGSPNLASGLDDANPPYPYLPTVLEEPSSSFSEAAEDDPLPAIEGLRITGEAFPGRELQASGYSINGTTSCNFEWVRHLDDGSVNFIEGARQPTYLVTADDVDSLLAIEVQPLDDRQRKGEIVKVYANDQRKITCDPETKEIIKKILSIGHVSYEVLLPVRFLDMWEPAVLAIKREGYSIKCNGQRGVVITEKFQQAMTINIPYGRPTEFSILSTDGAEYNLKPAENAPSRDTIVLILRLFRMKAVEKSKGRRKGIFFK
- the LOC133884502 gene encoding uncharacterized protein LOC133884502 isoform X2, yielding MADPDELGRRLNAVGVSDSPTALESSSNNLFQVMRAVEDAEATIRQQLEENSRLKDELMLKTQELHRIRSEATNQTSFRGIDQDRTLETHINTFPSAPLGNKTEASKWFTTSSSPPIQQSTLPGHQNGAGDPMLEDAMKHKYLEASQANGIPRKFSGDQSAADSGVQSQLSTPTSRSLSPTRNRKEGDYDSRFNLAGQGLLPVSELNSNIIWKQDLLAKVKEHEEEIAQLRRHLADYSVKEAQILNEKHVLEKRIAYMRMAFDQQQQDLVDAASKALSYRQDIIEENIRLTYALQAAHQERSTFVSSLLPLLSKYNLQPSVLDAQSIVSNLKVLFKHLQEKLIITEEKLKESQYQITPWRAESSNNTSAAAQPPSHPPIKANLDIVPQQAYSHVQSPVSSPAQGRRDWDLLGNENRQVIPSEVAAASAEHDSFGRTSPSTSNQNTKDVVPQGSEHGSRVVRFKFESKDQNPSFKDLVTSDASENLEGTEAQIPQEPSTQWGSGGSPNLASGLDDANPPYPYLPTVLEEPSSSFSEAAEDDPLPAIEGLRITGEAFPGRELQASGYSINGTTSCNFEWVRHLDDGSVNFIEGARQPTYLVTADDVDSLLAIEVQPLDDRQRKGEIVKVYDFI